A portion of the Acidimicrobiales bacterium genome contains these proteins:
- a CDS encoding type II toxin-antitoxin system VapC family toxin, whose amino-acid sequence MARGLLDTSVVIDLEAIDASHLPAEVAVSALTMAELAAGPHATTDPDERARRQDRLQRAEATFDPLPFDAEASRVYGRVFASVIAAGRKARGACAADLLIAATAVAAGLPLYTRNGDDFEGLRDLLEVIVV is encoded by the coding sequence GTGGCGCGAGGCCTGCTCGACACGTCCGTCGTGATCGATCTCGAGGCGATCGATGCCTCGCACCTTCCCGCCGAAGTGGCGGTGAGCGCTCTCACCATGGCCGAACTGGCCGCCGGTCCCCACGCCACAACCGATCCGGACGAGCGCGCACGACGCCAGGACCGGCTGCAGCGAGCCGAGGCGACCTTCGACCCGCTCCCGTTCGATGCCGAGGCGTCGCGCGTGTACGGCCGGGTCTTCGCGTCGGTCATCGCCGCTGGCAGGAAAGCGCGAGGTGCCTGCGCCGCCGACCTGTTGATCGCGGCGACCGCGGTCGCCGCCGGGCTCCCGCTCTACACCCGCAACGGCGACGACTTCGAGGGGCTGCGCGACCTCCTGGAAGTCATCGTGGTGTAG
- a CDS encoding LCP family protein translates to MNRRVLVGVGAVLVVALLAAGVVAASTRDPGPAELVVASTTTTQATALPASTIALPPTTADPVVPAAGGGSGPVFTLKASDGRAYATAIPFTSSVAVPAGLQFVLVIGSDARPGQDVRRANGDSVHLVAVNPATMEGTIVGIPRDAWVEIPGRGNGKLTSTLANGGPALVVDTVRRLTGLPVNYYVITGFQGLTAMVDAVGGVDVLVNRRMADRNSGAFFEPGWHHLNGAQALAFTRNRHDTASGDFGRSENHGSLLLAALGKLRAEVGDDGGLRRWMDVLGRHASLDVAPDKLLPLSVLARRIDPARMRNVVVPGRIGMAGRASVVFLTSEAAGLFADLRDDAVVGGPAGPPAAAPPAGGTAPAGPSGTDTTAPATTTPPAEPTSTTTAPDGLLPPLVPGG, encoded by the coding sequence ATGAACCGGCGGGTCCTGGTGGGAGTCGGAGCGGTCCTGGTCGTCGCGCTCCTCGCCGCCGGGGTGGTCGCCGCTTCCACGCGGGACCCGGGACCGGCGGAGCTGGTCGTGGCCAGCACCACGACCACCCAGGCGACGGCGCTGCCCGCGTCCACCATCGCCCTGCCCCCCACCACGGCCGACCCGGTCGTGCCCGCCGCCGGCGGCGGCTCCGGGCCCGTGTTCACCCTGAAGGCCAGCGACGGCCGGGCCTACGCCACCGCCATCCCCTTCACCAGCTCGGTGGCCGTGCCGGCCGGGCTCCAGTTCGTGCTCGTCATCGGCTCGGACGCCCGTCCCGGCCAGGACGTCCGCCGGGCCAACGGGGACTCCGTCCACCTGGTCGCCGTGAACCCGGCGACCATGGAGGGCACCATCGTCGGAATCCCGCGCGACGCGTGGGTGGAGATCCCCGGCCGGGGCAACGGCAAGCTCACCAGCACGCTGGCCAACGGGGGCCCGGCGCTGGTGGTCGACACCGTGCGCCGGCTGACCGGCCTCCCGGTGAACTACTACGTCATCACCGGCTTCCAGGGCCTCACCGCCATGGTGGACGCCGTGGGCGGCGTGGACGTGCTCGTCAACCGGCGCATGGCCGACCGCAACTCGGGCGCGTTCTTCGAGCCGGGTTGGCACCACCTGAACGGCGCCCAGGCCCTGGCCTTCACCCGCAACCGCCACGACACGGCCAGCGGCGACTTCGGCCGCTCCGAGAACCACGGCTCCCTCCTCCTCGCCGCCCTCGGCAAGCTGCGCGCCGAGGTGGGCGACGACGGCGGCCTGCGCCGCTGGATGGACGTGCTGGGCCGCCATGCATCGCTCGACGTGGCGCCCGACAAGCTGCTGCCGCTCTCGGTGCTGGCCCGGCGCATCGACCCGGCCCGGATGCGGAACGTGGTCGTCCCGGGCCGCATCGGCATGGCGGGCCGGGCCTCCGTCGTCTTCTTGACCAGCGAGGCCGCCGGACTGTTCGCCGACCTGCGCGACGACGCCGTCGTCGGCGGCCCCGCCGGTCCGCCCGCCGCCGCCCCGCCTGCCGGGGGCACGGCGCCCGCCGGCCCGTCCGGCACGGACACCACGGCGCCGGCGACCACCACGCCGCCCGCCGAACCCACCTCGACGACCACCGCCCCCGACGGCCTGCTGCCGCCGCTGGTGCCCGGCGGCTGA